A window of Arcobacter acticola genomic DNA:
TAAAAAATAATCCCACATCAAAAAACATAGAAGAAATAATCAATTTTAAAACTTCATATAAAGGTTTAGGAATAGATAGAGCGGTTGCATGTTGTTCTTATGAAGATATTGTAATTGTAGATGCCGGAAGTGCAATTACTGTTGATATTATGGAAAAAGGAATTCATCAAGGGGGATTTATACTTCTTGGAATTAGAAGTTTTATATCAAGTTATCCGAAAATATCAAAAAAATTGAAATTTTCTTTTGAAAAAGATATAAATTTAGATAAAATACCGCTTCAAACAAAAGATGCCATACAATATGCTATGTTAAAATCTATCATTTTACCAATCAAAGAAGTAAGTTTTAATAAAAATATTATATTTACAGGTGGTGATGGACTAGTTTTGAGTAAATATTTTGAAAATAGTGTATATAAAAAAGATTTAATATTTGAAAATATGAAAAGGATAATTGATGCTAACAATTGCATTGCCTAAGGGAAGAATTGCTGAAGAAACTCTTGATAAATTTGAAAAAGCTTTTGGTGAAAAATTTATTTTTGAAGACAGAAAATTAATACTAGAAAAAGCTGGATTTAGATTTTTAAATGTAAGAAATCAAGATGTACCAACTTATGTAATGCATGGAGCAGCTGATTTAGGTGTTGTTGGCCTTGATGTACTTGAAGAAAAAGAGTACGACTTAATTAAGCTTTTAGATTTACAACTTGGACGTTGTAAAGTTGCTTTTGGATTAAGAGCAGGTGAACAATTAGACTTTAATAAAAGTAAAATTACGATTGCTACAAAACACGAAGTAATTGCAAAAAAATATTTTGAACAAAAAGCAATGGCTGTTGAAATTATTAAACTTTATGGTTCTATTGAATTAGCACCTTTAGTTGGCCTTTGTGATTGTATTGTTGATATTGTAGAAACAGGTGAAACAATGAAACAAAATGGACTTGAAGTTGGTCCTACTATTATGGAAAGTAGCGCACATTTAATTGCAAATAAAAACTCTTTTTATGCTAAAAAAGATTTAATTTTAGACTTAAAAGAAAGAATAGAAGCACACTTATAATGGGCTTAGATTTATACGCAAGGGTTGAGCCTTTTTTAAGTTTCGAAGAAGAAATTTATACATTACATAAAGAATTTCTAAAATTTATTATGGTGAATGATCTTGATAATATTATTGATATTGGATGTGGTCAAGGATATTTTTTAGAAAATTTAATGGTAAATAAAAAAACTGCTTTTGGAATTGATTTAAGTGTTGAGCAAATAAAAGCTTGTGAAGAGCGAAATTTAAATGCCAAAGTTATAGATTTAGCTGATGTAAAAGAGAAATTTGATTGTGCAACAGCTATTTTTGATGTATTAAATTATATTCCAAAAGAAGATTTAAAATCATTCATAACTCAAGTAAATATTGTTTTAAATCAAGGTGCTTATTTTATTTTTGATGTAAACTCTCTCTTTGGATTTGAAGAAGTTGCTCAAGGATGTATTACTATTGACCTTGAAGATAAATTTATATCAATAGATGCAAACTTTGAAAACAATAAACTCCAAACGGATATCACTCTTTTTACCAAAGAAAATGGCGGCCTGTTTTCTAAAGAGAGTGATTCTATAATCCAAGAATATCACACAAAAGAGTTTTTAAGAAAACTTCTAAAAGAGTGTAATTTTGAAATTCAAGAGATAAAAAAGTTTAATTTACATACAGATGAACATGCTGATAAATTAATCTTTATTTGTAAAAAAATAGC
This region includes:
- a CDS encoding type III pantothenate kinase: MLELILCDIGNTTFHFLINGKHKKYFLDEKIPVFDDEVYYISVNEKASKKLLKNNPTSKNIEEIINFKTSYKGLGIDRAVACCSYEDIVIVDAGSAITVDIMEKGIHQGGFILLGIRSFISSYPKISKKLKFSFEKDINLDKIPLQTKDAIQYAMLKSIILPIKEVSFNKNIIFTGGDGLVLSKYFENSVYKKDLIFENMKRIIDANNCIA
- the hisG gene encoding ATP phosphoribosyltransferase; this encodes MLTIALPKGRIAEETLDKFEKAFGEKFIFEDRKLILEKAGFRFLNVRNQDVPTYVMHGAADLGVVGLDVLEEKEYDLIKLLDLQLGRCKVAFGLRAGEQLDFNKSKITIATKHEVIAKKYFEQKAMAVEIIKLYGSIELAPLVGLCDCIVDIVETGETMKQNGLEVGPTIMESSAHLIANKNSFYAKKDLILDLKERIEAHL
- a CDS encoding class I SAM-dependent DNA methyltransferase, with the translated sequence MGLDLYARVEPFLSFEEEIYTLHKEFLKFIMVNDLDNIIDIGCGQGYFLENLMVNKKTAFGIDLSVEQIKACEERNLNAKVIDLADVKEKFDCATAIFDVLNYIPKEDLKSFITQVNIVLNQGAYFIFDVNSLFGFEEVAQGCITIDLEDKFISIDANFENNKLQTDITLFTKENGGLFSKESDSIIQEYHTKEFLRKLLKECNFEIQEIKKFNLHTDEHADKLIFICKKIA